AATTCCGAAATTAATCGAAAGAATAAAGACATTTGGAATAAAGGAAGTAGTGCTGGCACTGAATCCAACAGTAGAAGGAGACAGCACGGCAACATATATGAATAAAGTGTTAAAACAGTTTGATCTGAAAATCACCAAGCTTGCAAGCGGACTTCCTGTAGGTGGAGATATTGAATATGCTGATCAGGTGACTCTGGGAAGAGCGCTTATGGGCAGAACAGAGCTATAAATCTCCTATTGCCATAAATAGAGTTTAAATATAGAACCTTAATAAAAGAATACCGGACTAACAGTCCGGTATTCTTTTATATTTGAAAGCTTTGCTTTCTGTTTTCCTGTATTTGTAAATATAACAGTTTTTACAATAATATCGAAATCAGTTTCTGTTTATTCTCTCTCAGCCATTTTTTTATAGCTCTCGTATTTTTCCTTTGCATCTTTTTCTGCTTTATCAAACAGCTTTTCTGCTGTTTCCGGGAATGTTTTTGTAAGAGATGAATACCTGACTTCACCCATTAAAAATTCCCTGAACGATTCTTTGGGTTCCTGGCTGTCAAGGATAAATGGATTTTTACCCTGTTCTTTCAGCTCAGGATTAAATCTGTAAAGATGCCAGTAACCTGAATCCACAGCTTGTTTTTCTCTTGTCTGGGTTTTGCCCATTCCGATTTTTATTCCGTGGTTGATGCATGGAGCATAGGCTATAATAAGCGATGGCCCGTCATATTTTTCAGCCTCGATTATCGCTTTTAATGTCTGGTTTTTATTTGCACCCATTGCTATCTGTGCAACATATACATAGCCATAAGTTGTAGCAATAATACCAAGATCTTTTTTCTTTATTTTCTTTCCTGAAGCGGCAAATTTTGCAACAGCTCCTATAGGTGTAGACTTGGATGACTGACCGCCGGTATTTGAGTAAACTTCCGTATCAAAAACAAAAATGTTTACATTTTCACCGGAAGCTATAACATGGTCAAGTCCGCCGTATCCGATATCATATGCCCATCCGTCTCCGCCGAATATCCATACTGATGTTTTATTAAGATAATCCTTTCTTTCAAGAATTTCTTTTCTTAAACTATCAGCTTTTTCATCTGAAAGCTTGCTTTCAAGCAAAGGAAGCAGATTTTTGGATGTAGTTTTTGTTATTTCTGCATCATTTCTGTTTTCAAGCCATTCGGCGAGAGCTGTTTTAAGATTCTCGGGTATGTTCATTTTTATCATTTCTGTTGCAAGATCAGCAATTTTTGTTCTTATCTGTTTGATGCCCAGAGCTGCTCCGTAGCCATATTCAGCATTATCTTCAAAGAGCGAATTTGCCCATGCGGGACCTTTGCCGTCCCAATTTTTGCAGTATGGCGTTGAAGGTGCTGAGGCGCCCCATATTGAAGAGCATCCTGTTGCATTTGCTATGAGCATCCTGTCTCCGAAAAGTTGGGTTATCAGTTTGGCATAAGGTGTTTCACCGCAACCTGCACAGGCGCCTGAGAATTCAAATAAAGGCTGTTTGAACTGACTTCCCTTAAGGGTGTTAGGTGAAACAAGGCTCTCTTTGGGCCTTACGGAAACAGAGAAATCCCAGTTTTCAGCTTCCTTCATCTGGCTGTCAAGCGGTTTAAGCACGAGCGCTTTTTCCTTGGCAGGGCATGTGTCCACGCAATTGCCGCATCCGGTACAATCAAGCGGAGAAACCTGTATTTTGTATTTATAGCCTTCAAGACCTTTTCCCTTTGCCTCAAGGGTCTCAAAGCCTTCAGGCGCTTTTTTAAGCTCTTCATCTGTAAAAAGCATTGGTCTTATTGAAGCATGGGGGCAGACATATGAGCACTGATTACACTGAATACAATGTTCTTTCTGCCACTCAGGAACAGTCACAGCTATTCCTCTTTTTTCATAAGCTGTAGAACCTGAAGGGAAAACCCCGTCTTCATTACCGACAAAAGCGCTTACAGGTATACTGTCTCCTTCGTGCCTGTTTATTACCTTCAGCATTTTGGTAATAAATTCCGGTTCACTTGTTTTTTCTTCTTTTTCATCTTCTGCATTTGCCCATGAGGATGGAACTTTTATTTCCACGAGTGAGCTTATTCCTCTGTCTACCGCCTCATAGTTCATTTTTACTATGTCGGTACCTTTTTTACCATAAGTCATTTCAATGGCTTTTTTAAGATATTTAACGGCATCATCTATGGGAATAATGTTTGCAAGTTTGAAAAATGCTGCCTGGCATATCATATTTATTCTGTTTCCAAGACCTATTTCAACAGCCATATCTGTTGCATTTACCGTATAGAACTTAATTTCATTTTTGGCCAGATATCTTTTCATGCTGCCCGGCAGCCTGTTGTCAAGTTCATCAGGGCTCCACTGGCAGTTCAGAAGGAAAGTTCCGCCTTTCCTCAGACCTCTTAGAAGGTCGTACTGATTAACATAAGCCTGGTTATGGCAGGCAATATAATCAGCGTGGCTTACATAATAAGTTGATTTGATAGGGCTTTTTCCGAATCGCAAGTGAGAAATCGTAACCCCGCCTGATTTTTTGGAGTCATATTCAAAATATCCCTGAGCATACATATCAGTCTGGTCACCTATTATCTTGATTGCATTTTTATTTGCACCGACCGTGCCGTCAGAGCCAAGACCCCAGAATTTGCATTGTACAGTTCCTTCAGGAACAGTATTTATATCTTCTTTAACCGTAAGGGAAAGATTTGTAACATCATCTGTTATGCCGATTGTAAAGCCATTAACCGGATTTTCAGATTTGAGATTGTCGTAAACTGCCAGTATCTGTCCGGGAGTAGTATCTTTTGAACCCAGTCCGTATCTTCCTCCAATAATAAGGGGAGCATTTTCTTTTTTATAAAATAATGTTTTTATGTCCTGGTACAAAGGTTCTCCCAGAGAACCGGGTTCCTTGGTTCTGTCAAGAACCGCTATTCTTTTTACTGATTTGGGGAAGATATCAAAGAAATATTTTTCTGAGAAAGGTCTGTAAAGATGAACTTTTATAAGGCCTGCTTTTTCACCTTTTTTATTCAGGTAATCAACTGTTTCTTCAGTTGCTTCGGTCACTGAGCCCATAGCTATAATTATATTTTCGGCATCTTTCGGACCATAATATACAAATGGTTTATAATCTCTTCCCGTAAGCTTGCTTAACTGAGACATATAGTCTGCAACAATATCAGGCACTTTGGTATAAAACTGGTTTGCAGATTCTTTCGCCTGGAAAAATATATCAGGATTCTGTGCGGTTCCTTTGGTATAAGGTCTTTCAGGATTCATGGATCTGTTTCTGAAAGCATTTAAGGCATCCATATCAAGCATTTTTGCATAGTCTTTGTAATCTATGATTTCAACTTTTTGCACTTCGCTTGAAGTCCTGAAACCGTCAAAAAAGTGAACAAAAGGAATTCTTGATTTTATTGCTGCAAGGTGGGCAACAGCTCCAAGGTCTATTATCTCCTGAACCGAGCCTGTAGCAAATAATGCGCACCCCGTCTGCCGTACTGCCATTACATCAGAATGATCGCCAAAAATTGACAGAGCATGTGTGGCAAGCGCTCTTGCGGACACATGAAATACGCCCGGAAGAAGTTCGCCGGCTATTTTATACATGTTCGGTATCATCAGAAGAAGACCCTGAGATGCAGTAAAGGTTGTTGTAAGAGCTCCGGCAGAGAGTGATCCGTGAACAGCTCCTGCAGCCCCTGCTTCTGACTGTAATTCGGTTACATTGACTCTTTGTCCAAAAATATTGAGTTTTCCGTTAGCAGACCATTCGTCAACGACTTCAGCCATTGTAGATGAAGGTGTAATTGGGTAAATGGCAGCAACTTCCGTAAAAGCATAAGCTACATAAGAAGCGGCGGTATTGCCATCCATTGTTTCCATTTTCCTCATTTTCTTTTTTTCTCCTTAGTAATTTATAGAATTATTAATAAATTAAAATTTAGGCATTGCAAGCTCATAATTTTACTATTTTTTTAAAAATCATACCAGTTTTTTTATTAAACGGGCATTATCAGATATTATTCTACACCTTATTTGCTATTCATAAAAATTTTGTTTTTTTAAAAATGAAAAAAGCATCATTAATTATAACATTTTTATATTTTTTTTATGAATTAGCGGACATTTCTGTGCTTGCAGTTAGCGGATTTTATTATATAATTGCTAAAAAATTAATTTTTAATCATGAATTGGTGGTTTATGGATGAAAATAATATAGTTGTAATGAAATTTGGAGGAACCTCTGTCAGCACAATAGAAAAAATAAATAATTTGGCAGACAGAGCCATTAAGGCAGGCAGGGAAGGAAAAAATGTTGTAATAACCGTTTCCGCCATGGGTGATACGACTGATGAACTTATCGAACTTTCGGCAAAGATTTCAGCTAACCCTTCAAGAAGAGAAATGGATATGCTTTTATCTACAGGCGAGCAGGTATCAAGCTCCCTTGTTGCAATGGCAATAATAGCAAAAGGAGCAAAGGCTGTTTCGCTTACAGGTTATCAGGCAGGCATTCTTACGGATGATACTTTTTCTGAAGCTAAAATACTTGATGTGGGAAAAGAGAGGATATTAGGGGAATTCTCAAAGGGAAATATAGTAATAGTTGCAGGTTTTCAGGGTATTACTGAAAATGGTGATATAACGACACTTGGAAGAGGCGGTTCAGACACTACGGCAGTTGCTCTTGCTAGTGCACTTGATGCAAAGTACTGTGAGATTTTTTCAGATGTTGACGGGGTATTTACTGCCGATCCCAATGTTATACCGAATGCAAAAAAAATAAATAAATTATCATATGATGAAATGTTGGAACTTGCTTCTTCAGGGGCTAAAGTGCTGCATCTGAGAGCGATTGAATATGCCAAAAATCATGGCGTAATAATTCACGCAAGATCCAGTTTTAATAATAATGAAGGGACTTGGGTTATGGGTACAGAAAGTTTTAATGATAAAAGGGAACAGGCGGTTGTTTCCGGGGTTTCATATGATACAAATCAGGTGAAGGTATCGGTATTCGGCATTCCTGACAAACCCGGTGTGGCGGCAAAGCTTTTCAGCGAATTTGCACAGGCACATATAAATGTGGATATGATAGTTCAGAATGTAAGCGAAAAAGGAAAAGCTGCTATCTCGCTTACCATCAGGAATGAAGATCTTGATATTGCAAAGAAAGTAATTGACAAGATGAAGGCTTCACTTAATATTGAATCTGTGCGGGTTGATACCGATATAGCAAAAGTTTCCATAGTAGGGGCAGGAATGAAATCACATCCCGGAGTTGCTTCCAAGATGTTTTCCTGTCTTGGCGAGAATAATATAAATATTGAGATGATTTCTACATCGCCCATAATCATTTCCTGCGTACTCAGAAAAGACAGAGTAAAAGAAGCTGTAGAACTTCTGCATGGCTGCTTTAGTCTGGATAAAGAATAGTTCATATATCGGGAGGATCATTTGAAAGAATACAATATAGCTATAGCCGGAGTTACGGGAGCTGTCGGCAATGTTTTTTTATCTATTCTTGAAGAAAGAAATATGCCTGTTAAAGACCTTATTCCCCTGGCTTCATCAAGATCTGCCGGAAAAAGAATAAGATTTAAAGGCGAAGAGTTTGAAGTAAAAGAATTAAAAAAAGATTCCTTTAAAAATACAGATATTGCTTTGTTTTCAGCCGGTGCCTCAAGATCCGCTGAATTTGCGCCTCATGCGGTGGAAAGCGGCGCAATAGTAATTGATAACAGCAGCGCATTCAGAATGGACGAACAGGTACCTCTGGTTGTTCCCGAAGTTAATCCGGATGATGTAAAAAAACACAAAGGGATAATAGCAAATCCAAACTGCTCAACAACAATAATGGTTGTTGCGCTAAAACCTGTTTATGATCTTTCAAGGATAAAAAGAGTGGTTGTCAGCACATATCAGGCGGTTTCCGGAGCCGGATCCAAAGGTATTGTTGAATTGCAGCAGCAGATAGAAAAAATTATAAATAAAAAAGACACGGAAATAGTAAATGAAATCTTTCCCCGGCAGATAGCTTACAATGTAATACCCCACATAGATGTTTTTCTTGATAACGGTTACACAAAAGAAGAAATGAAAATGACTGATGAAACAAGAAAAATAATGGGGGATGAAAACATTATGATAACAGCGACTACTGTAAGGGTTCCCGTACTTACATCTCATTCTGAATCCATAAATATTGAAACCGAAGAAAAACTTACTGTTGAAGAATGTATGAAGGCATTAAAAAATGCTCCGGGAATTACGCTGAAGGATGATTTCAAAAATAAAATATATCCGACAACGCTTGATACTTCCGGCAGGGACAATATTTTTGTAGGAAGAGTAAGAGAAGACATCTCATGCCCTAAAGGAATATGCATGTGGGTTGTCGGGGATCAGCTTAGAAAAGGCGCTGCTTTAAACGCAATTCAGATTGCTGAACTTCTGGGGACGTATAATCTGGTATAATTTAAGCCTGGAGAGGGTTTATCCAATACAGGCTATTTATATAAATTAAGAGTTTACACAAAAAACGTTACAGTCTCTTA
The sequence above is drawn from the Actinomycetota bacterium genome and encodes:
- the nifJ gene encoding pyruvate:ferredoxin (flavodoxin) oxidoreductase produces the protein MRKMETMDGNTAASYVAYAFTEVAAIYPITPSSTMAEVVDEWSANGKLNIFGQRVNVTELQSEAGAAGAVHGSLSAGALTTTFTASQGLLLMIPNMYKIAGELLPGVFHVSARALATHALSIFGDHSDVMAVRQTGCALFATGSVQEIIDLGAVAHLAAIKSRIPFVHFFDGFRTSSEVQKVEIIDYKDYAKMLDMDALNAFRNRSMNPERPYTKGTAQNPDIFFQAKESANQFYTKVPDIVADYMSQLSKLTGRDYKPFVYYGPKDAENIIIAMGSVTEATEETVDYLNKKGEKAGLIKVHLYRPFSEKYFFDIFPKSVKRIAVLDRTKEPGSLGEPLYQDIKTLFYKKENAPLIIGGRYGLGSKDTTPGQILAVYDNLKSENPVNGFTIGITDDVTNLSLTVKEDINTVPEGTVQCKFWGLGSDGTVGANKNAIKIIGDQTDMYAQGYFEYDSKKSGGVTISHLRFGKSPIKSTYYVSHADYIACHNQAYVNQYDLLRGLRKGGTFLLNCQWSPDELDNRLPGSMKRYLAKNEIKFYTVNATDMAVEIGLGNRINMICQAAFFKLANIIPIDDAVKYLKKAIEMTYGKKGTDIVKMNYEAVDRGISSLVEIKVPSSWANAEDEKEEKTSEPEFITKMLKVINRHEGDSIPVSAFVGNEDGVFPSGSTAYEKRGIAVTVPEWQKEHCIQCNQCSYVCPHASIRPMLFTDEELKKAPEGFETLEAKGKGLEGYKYKIQVSPLDCTGCGNCVDTCPAKEKALVLKPLDSQMKEAENWDFSVSVRPKESLVSPNTLKGSQFKQPLFEFSGACAGCGETPYAKLITQLFGDRMLIANATGCSSIWGASAPSTPYCKNWDGKGPAWANSLFEDNAEYGYGAALGIKQIRTKIADLATEMIKMNIPENLKTALAEWLENRNDAEITKTTSKNLLPLLESKLSDEKADSLRKEILERKDYLNKTSVWIFGGDGWAYDIGYGGLDHVIASGENVNIFVFDTEVYSNTGGQSSKSTPIGAVAKFAASGKKIKKKDLGIIATTYGYVYVAQIAMGANKNQTLKAIIEAEKYDGPSLIIAYAPCINHGIKIGMGKTQTREKQAVDSGYWHLYRFNPELKEQGKNPFILDSQEPKESFREFLMGEVRYSSLTKTFPETAEKLFDKAEKDAKEKYESYKKMAERE
- a CDS encoding aspartate kinase, which translates into the protein MKFGGTSVSTIEKINNLADRAIKAGREGKNVVITVSAMGDTTDELIELSAKISANPSRREMDMLLSTGEQVSSSLVAMAIIAKGAKAVSLTGYQAGILTDDTFSEAKILDVGKERILGEFSKGNIVIVAGFQGITENGDITTLGRGGSDTTAVALASALDAKYCEIFSDVDGVFTADPNVIPNAKKINKLSYDEMLELASSGAKVLHLRAIEYAKNHGVIIHARSSFNNNEGTWVMGTESFNDKREQAVVSGVSYDTNQVKVSVFGIPDKPGVAAKLFSEFAQAHINVDMIVQNVSEKGKAAISLTIRNEDLDIAKKVIDKMKASLNIESVRVDTDIAKVSIVGAGMKSHPGVASKMFSCLGENNINIEMISTSPIIISCVLRKDRVKEAVELLHGCFSLDKE
- a CDS encoding aspartate-semialdehyde dehydrogenase, whose amino-acid sequence is MKEYNIAIAGVTGAVGNVFLSILEERNMPVKDLIPLASSRSAGKRIRFKGEEFEVKELKKDSFKNTDIALFSAGASRSAEFAPHAVESGAIVIDNSSAFRMDEQVPLVVPEVNPDDVKKHKGIIANPNCSTTIMVVALKPVYDLSRIKRVVVSTYQAVSGAGSKGIVELQQQIEKIINKKDTEIVNEIFPRQIAYNVIPHIDVFLDNGYTKEEMKMTDETRKIMGDENIMITATTVRVPVLTSHSESINIETEEKLTVEECMKALKNAPGITLKDDFKNKIYPTTLDTSGRDNIFVGRVREDISCPKGICMWVVGDQLRKGAALNAIQIAELLGTYNLV